A section of the Rhodobacteraceae bacterium M382 genome encodes:
- a CDS encoding cystathionine gamma-lyase: MTNPMLPRAGEMLHLRGNALEKGDPVALPLVQSSMYHLPGTWQGERSYGRVDNPTWEQLEHVLSHLEQAPCLSFPSGMAAISAALFATVRAGARLLIPSDGYYVTRRLSDRFLANLGVEVVERPTTAFDRGGFDGFDVVFLESPSNPGLDMVDLADVAKQVRAAGGVTIADNTTLTPLGQRPLDLGIDVVVSSDTKSMGGHSDALMGHVATRNEKILEAVKEWRTFSGCIPGPQEAWLLHRGLETLDVRFDRMCSSAQIVAERLVDHPEVQKVRYPGLQGDPAHMLAVQQTHRFGFLISLTLASAEKADSFINSCPLLRPATSFGGVHSSAERRARWGDDVAPGFVRLSVGCEPIEELWAAMDAALG, translated from the coding sequence ATGACAAACCCCATGTTGCCCCGCGCCGGTGAAATGTTGCATCTGCGAGGGAATGCGCTTGAAAAAGGCGATCCCGTGGCTTTGCCACTGGTCCAAAGTTCGATGTATCATCTGCCGGGCACCTGGCAAGGTGAGCGGTCTTATGGGCGGGTCGACAACCCGACATGGGAACAGCTGGAACATGTGCTGTCGCATCTGGAACAGGCACCTTGTCTGAGCTTCCCTTCGGGGATGGCAGCGATTTCAGCGGCGTTGTTTGCCACGGTGCGGGCCGGGGCACGGTTGTTGATCCCGTCGGACGGATATTATGTCACCCGCCGCCTGTCGGATCGGTTTCTGGCCAATCTGGGGGTCGAGGTCGTAGAGCGACCGACGACCGCTTTTGATCGTGGCGGGTTTGACGGGTTTGACGTGGTGTTTCTGGAAAGCCCGTCCAATCCGGGGCTCGACATGGTTGATCTGGCAGATGTGGCGAAACAGGTGCGGGCCGCAGGTGGGGTGACCATTGCTGACAATACCACGCTGACCCCGCTGGGGCAGAGACCGTTGGATCTGGGCATTGACGTCGTGGTGTCGTCGGATACCAAATCCATGGGCGGCCACTCGGATGCCCTGATGGGGCATGTGGCGACGCGGAATGAAAAAATCCTTGAGGCCGTGAAAGAGTGGCGCACGTTTTCGGGGTGTATTCCCGGCCCGCAGGAGGCCTGGTTGCTGCACCGGGGGCTTGAAACGCTGGACGTCAGGTTCGACCGCATGTGCAGTTCGGCACAGATCGTTGCTGAACGGTTGGTCGATCACCCAGAGGTGCAAAAGGTTCGCTATCCGGGGTTGCAGGGGGATCCGGCTCATATGTTGGCGGTGCAGCAGACACATCGGTTCGGGTTTCTGATATCGCTGACATTGGCAAGCGCGGAAAAGGCCGACAGCTTTATCAATTCCTGCCCGCTCTTGCGGCCGGCAACTTCCTTTGGCGGGGTTCACAGTTCGGCCGAGCGCCGCGCACGCTGGGGAGATGACGTGGCACCCGGGTTTGTACGCCTGTCTGTGGGATGCGAACCCATAGAGGAGCTGTGGGCGGCGATGGACGCTGCGCTGGGATAG
- a CDS encoding DUF1489 domain-containing protein translates to MDKHINLIKLSVGSESVESLIDWQEMRRAELPDGLPRHVTRMWPKREAEILNGGSIYWVIKGVVQCRQRVLRLDEVIGEDGIRRCAIILDPELHRTQTAQKRPFQGWRYLKPEDSPPDLPMGRHSEDTLPPELNQALAEIGVI, encoded by the coding sequence GTGGATAAGCATATCAATCTGATCAAACTGTCCGTTGGCTCGGAGAGCGTCGAATCCCTGATTGACTGGCAAGAGATGCGTCGGGCAGAACTGCCCGATGGGTTGCCGCGCCATGTCACCCGGATGTGGCCCAAGCGCGAAGCCGAGATCCTGAACGGCGGGTCGATCTATTGGGTCATCAAAGGCGTCGTTCAATGCCGTCAACGGGTGCTGCGTCTGGATGAGGTGATCGGCGAAGACGGGATTCGTCGCTGTGCCATCATTCTGGATCCTGAATTGCACCGCACACAGACCGCCCAGAAACGTCCATTTCAGGGCTGGCGCTATCTCAAACCCGAAGACAGCCCGCCAGACCTGCCCATGGGACGACACAGCGAAGACACCCTGCCCCCAGAGCTGAACCAGGCGCTGGCCGAAATCGGGGTCATCTGA
- a CDS encoding adenosylcobalamin-dependent ribonucleoside-diphosphate reductase codes for MSRFAAPIAEQIWDMKYRFKGADGTPIDQTVEDSWRRIARDLAKVEDDAAVWEDKFYGALEDFKFLPAGRITAGAGTARQVTLFNCFVMGTVPDSMGGIFDMLKEAALTMQQGGGIGYDFSTIRPRGADVKGVAADASGPLSFMDVWDAMCRTIMSAGSRRGAMMATMRCDHPDIEHFITAKSDPARLRMFNMSVLVTDDFMEAVKADGSWELSFGGKVYHTVQARDLWNKIMQATFDYAEPGVIFIDRINTANNLSYCETIAATNPCGEQPLPPYGACLLGSINMARLVSNPFETGAALDETAMQELVATAVRMMDNVVDASKFPLEAQALEAHNKRRIGLGVTGLADALLMMGLRYGSDAAARQTEGWLKAIARAAYLASVDLAKEKGAFPLFDAEPYLNSGTMQAMDSDVRDAIRENGIRNALLTSIAPTGTISLYAGNVSSGIEPVFAYAYTRKVLQKDGSRTEEEVVDYAVQMWRDKFGDKELPDYFVNAQTLAPTAHVKMQAAAQKWIDSSISKTINCPEDISFDDFKDVYMQAWDQGCKGCTTYRPNDVTGSVLTVSESSEQAPGESAGAPHEVEGGDVIYMSEPLDRPQSLEGHTYKLKWPDSEHAIYLTINDIVINNHRRPFEVFINSKNMEHYAWTLALTRMISAVFRRGGDVSFVVEELKAVFDPRGGAWVQGKYIPSILAAIGGVIETHMVKTGFLEGEGMGLKADPQAQVVNLDQPRGKACPSCGQFDMQMVEGCMTCRSCGHSKCG; via the coding sequence ATGAGCCGCTTTGCCGCCCCGATCGCCGAACAGATTTGGGATATGAAATACCGTTTCAAAGGTGCCGATGGCACCCCAATCGATCAAACGGTCGAAGACAGCTGGCGGCGGATTGCCCGGGATCTGGCCAAGGTCGAAGACGATGCGGCGGTTTGGGAAGACAAATTCTATGGGGCGCTGGAGGATTTCAAATTCCTGCCAGCAGGCCGCATTACCGCAGGCGCAGGTACCGCGCGTCAGGTTACTTTGTTCAACTGTTTTGTCATGGGCACCGTGCCAGACAGCATGGGCGGTATCTTTGACATGCTCAAAGAGGCTGCGCTGACCATGCAGCAGGGGGGTGGTATCGGATATGATTTCTCGACCATTCGCCCGCGTGGTGCCGACGTAAAAGGCGTGGCGGCCGATGCCTCGGGCCCCTTGAGCTTTATGGATGTGTGGGACGCCATGTGCCGCACGATCATGTCCGCCGGTTCGCGCCGGGGTGCGATGATGGCCACCATGCGGTGTGACCATCCCGATATCGAACATTTCATCACCGCCAAATCCGATCCCGCCCGTTTGCGCATGTTCAACATGTCAGTGCTGGTAACCGATGATTTCATGGAAGCGGTCAAGGCAGACGGGTCGTGGGAGCTGTCTTTTGGCGGCAAAGTCTACCACACGGTTCAGGCGCGCGACCTGTGGAACAAGATCATGCAGGCGACGTTTGATTATGCCGAGCCGGGCGTGATTTTTATCGACCGGATCAACACCGCAAACAATCTTAGCTATTGCGAAACCATCGCTGCGACAAACCCCTGTGGTGAACAGCCGCTGCCGCCATATGGTGCCTGTCTGCTGGGGTCGATCAACATGGCGCGGTTGGTGTCGAACCCGTTCGAAACCGGTGCCGCTCTGGATGAGACAGCCATGCAGGAGCTGGTCGCTACGGCCGTGCGGATGATGGACAACGTTGTCGATGCATCCAAATTCCCGCTCGAGGCGCAGGCGCTGGAAGCACATAACAAACGGCGGATCGGTCTCGGTGTCACCGGTCTGGCCGACGCGCTGCTGATGATGGGGCTGCGCTATGGTTCGGACGCGGCGGCGCGTCAGACCGAAGGCTGGTTGAAAGCCATCGCCCGCGCCGCATATCTGGCGTCGGTGGATTTGGCCAAGGAAAAAGGCGCGTTCCCGCTGTTCGACGCCGAGCCTTATCTGAATTCCGGGACGATGCAGGCAATGGACAGCGATGTGCGTGATGCAATCCGTGAAAACGGCATTCGCAATGCACTGCTGACATCAATTGCACCGACCGGCACCATCAGCCTGTATGCGGGGAATGTCAGCTCGGGGATCGAGCCTGTGTTCGCCTATGCCTATACTCGCAAGGTTCTGCAGAAGGACGGTTCGCGCACCGAAGAGGAAGTGGTTGATTACGCCGTGCAGATGTGGCGTGACAAATTCGGTGACAAGGAATTGCCCGATTATTTCGTCAATGCCCAGACCCTGGCCCCGACGGCCCACGTCAAGATGCAGGCTGCAGCTCAGAAATGGATCGACAGCTCAATCTCGAAAACCATCAATTGCCCCGAAGACATCAGCTTTGATGACTTCAAGGACGTTTACATGCAGGCATGGGATCAGGGCTGCAAGGGCTGCACGACCTATCGTCCCAATGATGTGACCGGGTCGGTTTTGACCGTTTCGGAAAGTTCCGAGCAGGCACCGGGTGAAAGCGCCGGAGCCCCGCATGAGGTTGAAGGTGGCGATGTCATTTACATGTCTGAACCGCTGGACCGTCCGCAGTCGCTCGAAGGGCATACATATAAACTGAAATGGCCCGACAGCGAACACGCGATCTATCTGACCATCAACGATATTGTGATAAACAACCATCGCCGCCCGTTCGAGGTCTTCATCAACTCCAAGAACATGGAGCATTATGCCTGGACCCTGGCATTGACACGGATGATTTCGGCCGTGTTCCGGCGTGGGGGTGATGTGTCCTTTGTGGTGGAAGAGCTCAAGGCCGTGTTCGATCCGCGCGGTGGGGCCTGGGTGCAGGGCAAATACATCCCGTCGATCTTGGCCGCCATCGGGGGCGTGATCGAAACCCATATGGTCAAAACCGGGTTCCTCGAAGGCGAAGGCATGGGGCTCAAAGCCGACCCTCAGGCGCAAGTCGTCAACTTGGACCAACCCCGCGGCAAAGCCTGTCCGAGCTGCGGCCAGTTCGACATGCAGATGGTAGAAGGCTGCATGACCTGTCGCAGCTGTGGTCACTCCAAGTGTGGCTAA
- a CDS encoding AAA family ATPase, whose product MSHELDDKLKKLAASANYSPAGLKDLFEGWDIVDFMMVEAAIRQASDPAEWQQSLDTIPRDRHEDWMQSWEKRLLEAWEFSGFSDMRRAATVLRRLLLITQQSEFELIREAFRLPLELPEGRGVPEYLIGMDDKTELSRTVRNNIDKPERLFAVRDLARFDDKALVAAEEVKSCFPNASQVIDGLLAEMLRGFEFGNDTIKFRPTIILGEPGIGKTTVVRSLLGSLEMRPEIVSVAGHTDSQVFGVSAGWSSAMPSVMTNAVLRQKILNPVLVLDEIDKVRPSHNGDIYAELLLLTEPSDAKAYRDKFLSAATDCSRMSWLFTANDLTSIPPPLKKQVHHLQNGTTH is encoded by the coding sequence ATGTCTCACGAACTGGACGACAAGTTAAAGAAATTAGCCGCGTCTGCAAACTACTCACCCGCTGGCCTGAAAGACCTTTTTGAAGGCTGGGACATTGTGGATTTCATGATGGTCGAGGCGGCCATTCGTCAAGCGAGTGATCCAGCAGAATGGCAACAGTCATTGGATACTATCCCTCGTGATCGCCACGAGGATTGGATGCAAAGCTGGGAAAAACGCCTCCTCGAGGCCTGGGAATTCTCAGGGTTTTCGGACATGAGAAGGGCTGCCACTGTACTTCGTCGATTGCTGCTCATTACCCAACAGTCGGAATTCGAGCTGATTAGGGAAGCGTTTCGGTTGCCCTTGGAGCTGCCTGAAGGAAGGGGGGTGCCAGAGTACCTGATTGGTATGGATGACAAGACGGAGTTGTCCCGAACTGTCAGAAACAACATTGACAAGCCGGAGCGCCTGTTTGCCGTTCGTGACCTTGCCCGGTTCGATGACAAGGCGTTGGTCGCTGCTGAGGAGGTCAAATCTTGCTTCCCGAACGCAAGTCAGGTGATCGATGGGCTCTTGGCTGAGATGCTTCGAGGTTTCGAGTTCGGCAATGATACCATTAAATTTCGACCGACGATCATTCTGGGCGAACCAGGCATCGGCAAGACCACCGTCGTACGCAGTTTGCTTGGTTCCCTCGAGATGCGGCCAGAGATCGTCTCGGTGGCTGGTCACACTGACTCTCAGGTGTTCGGGGTGTCGGCTGGTTGGTCGAGTGCGATGCCGAGTGTGATGACGAACGCCGTATTGAGACAGAAAATCCTTAACCCTGTCTTGGTGCTCGATGAAATTGACAAGGTACGTCCGAGCCATAATGGGGATATATATGCGGAACTGTTGCTTCTCACCGAACCCTCGGATGCAAAGGCATACAGGGACAAGTTCCTGAGCGCTGCTACCGATTGCTCTCGAATGTCCTGGCTTTTCACTGCGAATGACCTGACAAGTATTCCGCCCCCGCTAAAAAAACAGGTGCACCATCTACAAAATGGAACGACCCACTGA
- a CDS encoding TRAP transporter small permease subunit yields MRHLILSTSDSLHLLMRRIAVFAVCVMFVTVVVQIIARYVFSSPPVWTEDVARYAMVWTGLLGATLSFKTQSDAVLMQSVFPEPPHILAAFAKAIQSLAVLTFILPVIYFCFIGLRGGFAKGYLARQSGLTADTLGIPMVWISVAVPVSMIIILIHLFARWAGDDVAKDTATQLD; encoded by the coding sequence ATGCGCCACCTCATCCTCAGCACCAGCGACAGCTTGCACCTGCTCATGCGCCGCATCGCTGTCTTTGCGGTTTGTGTGATGTTCGTGACAGTCGTGGTGCAGATCATCGCGCGCTATGTCTTCTCCTCGCCCCCCGTCTGGACCGAAGATGTCGCCCGCTACGCGATGGTGTGGACCGGATTGCTGGGCGCGACGCTATCGTTCAAGACACAGTCAGATGCGGTGTTGATGCAAAGTGTTTTCCCTGAACCACCTCACATTCTGGCGGCCTTTGCGAAAGCCATCCAAAGCCTTGCAGTGCTGACTTTCATCCTGCCCGTAATCTATTTCTGCTTTATCGGACTGCGAGGCGGGTTTGCAAAAGGATATCTGGCGCGGCAATCTGGCCTGACAGCAGATACGCTTGGGATTCCAATGGTCTGGATTTCTGTGGCGGTCCCTGTGTCAATGATCATAATTCTAATTCACCTGTTCGCCAGATGGGCAGGTGATGACGTGGCGAAAGATACCGCCACGCAACTTGACTAA
- a CDS encoding TRAP transporter substrate-binding protein, which produces MKLKALTLAALLAMATSASAEVKIALDSKPDLETSGSYNWAFAFGNALKEAGMDVREMPRGSVGNEAEKFDQVSTGLLEVSLSDVRAVAQVDPFIYGVRLPYIFSDIGHMDRALAAGDVYTRINENLAKQDAILLALAPLGPASGVITTTQAVRSPADMASLRMRALDDAQIAMYQAWGSSGTIVPWGEVPAGLQTGVIDGYLNSPFVPVMFGQTDFVKNFATADVIWPLRAVIVSKAWYDGLSDADRAAVDGAVITADAAARAWLAEASENGLSALEEKGVTVQRLTPEERAVFREASLPVYDSDLMSAEDTALWKKLSDENR; this is translated from the coding sequence ATGAAACTCAAGGCACTTACACTAGCGGCATTGCTCGCGATGGCCACATCTGCGTCAGCAGAGGTCAAAATTGCGCTGGACAGCAAACCGGATCTGGAAACATCAGGCTCGTACAACTGGGCATTCGCCTTTGGCAATGCGCTCAAAGAGGCAGGTATGGACGTGCGCGAAATGCCGCGCGGTTCTGTCGGCAATGAGGCCGAAAAATTCGATCAGGTTTCAACCGGCCTGCTCGAAGTATCACTCTCGGATGTACGTGCCGTCGCACAGGTTGATCCCTTTATCTACGGGGTCCGTCTGCCATATATCTTCAGCGACATCGGGCACATGGACCGCGCCTTGGCCGCCGGAGATGTCTACACGCGCATCAACGAAAACCTTGCCAAACAAGACGCGATCCTTTTGGCCTTGGCCCCGCTTGGCCCCGCCTCTGGCGTGATTACTACAACGCAAGCCGTGCGCTCACCCGCGGATATGGCCAGCCTGCGGATGCGGGCTTTGGATGACGCGCAAATCGCGATGTATCAGGCGTGGGGGTCTAGCGGCACGATCGTGCCTTGGGGCGAAGTCCCAGCGGGCCTGCAAACTGGGGTGATTGATGGCTACCTGAACTCTCCCTTCGTGCCGGTGATGTTCGGCCAAACCGACTTCGTGAAGAACTTTGCCACTGCCGATGTGATTTGGCCGCTGCGTGCCGTGATTGTCTCAAAAGCCTGGTATGACGGATTGTCTGACGCGGACCGTGCCGCAGTGGATGGGGCGGTTATCACAGCGGATGCTGCTGCACGGGCGTGGCTTGCAGAAGCGTCGGAAAATGGGCTGAGCGCGCTTGAGGAAAAAGGCGTAACAGTTCAGCGCCTGACGCCTGAGGAACGCGCCGTCTTCCGCGAAGCATCATTGCCAGTCTACGATTCAGACCTGATGTCGGCAGAAGATACCGCGCTTTGGAAAAAGCTCTCTGACGAGAACCGCTAA
- a CDS encoding TRAP transporter large permease, protein MWLIPFVFILLLISGTAFAYLMGAVSVLTFVAVDKTQFLSILPQRIFAQLDVFAFMAMPLFILTAEIMSRAGVTRSLIDFAMSIVGRFRGGLGHVNILTSVFFAGISGSAIADSAALSRTFVPEMKARGYDPYYAGAITAASSMIGPIIPPSIIMIIYGGLTGASVAALFIAGVVPGLMLAAALMILNAVIAQIKGHPGGASDDLPRFLPSLLNAAPALCLPVAILGSLVFGLATPTEGSAIAVFFALMAGQFYKGLNWRMIFDAVEATAKMTGTIFIILAAISVLGYLAGQLGWSQALATWVESFGLTGTKYLFFLIGIFLIAGMFMDTPVALTLLIPLFAPQALEQGISPIHLGIVLCFNLCVGLITPPLGKCLVVVSALTNLNYWRLAYAVLPFIFVQVLLLLALVYWPAISLTLPRLFGFSVN, encoded by the coding sequence ATGTGGCTGATCCCTTTCGTCTTCATCTTACTGCTGATCAGCGGCACGGCCTTTGCCTATCTCATGGGCGCTGTCTCCGTCCTGACCTTTGTCGCCGTCGACAAGACACAGTTTCTCTCGATCCTGCCACAGCGTATTTTCGCCCAGCTTGATGTTTTTGCTTTCATGGCGATGCCACTGTTTATCCTGACCGCCGAGATCATGAGCCGCGCAGGGGTGACCCGCAGCCTGATCGATTTTGCTATGTCCATCGTGGGCCGCTTTCGCGGTGGCTTGGGGCATGTGAATATCCTGACAAGCGTGTTCTTTGCGGGGATTTCAGGTTCGGCAATAGCCGACAGTGCTGCCTTGTCGCGCACATTCGTGCCGGAAATGAAGGCGCGTGGCTATGATCCCTATTACGCAGGGGCCATCACGGCGGCGTCCTCGATGATCGGGCCGATCATCCCCCCATCGATCATCATGATCATCTATGGCGGTTTGACCGGGGCCTCTGTCGCAGCCCTGTTCATCGCAGGCGTTGTGCCCGGTCTGATGCTTGCGGCAGCCCTGATGATCCTGAACGCGGTCATCGCGCAGATCAAAGGGCATCCGGGCGGGGCATCTGACGACCTGCCGCGTTTTTTGCCCAGCTTGCTGAACGCAGCACCTGCACTGTGCCTGCCTGTGGCGATCCTTGGCTCGCTTGTGTTCGGGCTGGCGACTCCAACCGAGGGCTCTGCAATTGCGGTGTTTTTTGCGTTGATGGCAGGCCAGTTCTACAAAGGGTTGAACTGGCGCATGATTTTTGACGCGGTTGAGGCCACTGCAAAGATGACCGGCACGATCTTTATCATTCTCGCTGCGATTTCGGTGCTAGGCTATTTAGCGGGGCAATTGGGCTGGTCACAGGCCTTGGCGACATGGGTAGAATCCTTTGGGCTGACAGGCACAAAGTACCTCTTCTTCCTCATCGGTATTTTTCTGATCGCGGGCATGTTCATGGACACGCCCGTGGCCCTGACCCTGCTAATCCCGCTGTTCGCCCCCCAAGCGCTAGAGCAAGGCATTAGCCCGATCCACCTTGGCATCGTGCTGTGCTTCAACCTGTGTGTTGGTCTGATTACGCCACCGCTGGGTAAATGCCTTGTGGTTGTATCAGCCCTGACAAATCTCAATTACTGGCGGCTGGCTTATGCTGTCCTGCCCTTCATTTTCGTTCAGGTGCTGTTGTTGCTGGCGCTGGTCTATTGGCCCGCGATCAGTCTCACGTTGCCACGCCTGTTCGGATTTTCCGTGAACTAA
- a CDS encoding amidase: MTREALLALSACEVLAAFKARTLTPSEYLAACLEQISRFNPKINALSAMDIEGAIASAAAATQRWKDGDPKGALDGLPIGVKDLQNTKGLLTTHGSVRTRGFVPDEDLLMVGRLRAAGAIILAKTNVPEMGAGGNSRNPVWGATGNPFDANLIAGGSSGGSAAALAANLLPLCTGSDTGGSLRMPAALCGVVGYRPSVDVIAHPTRPLGWSGISVLGPMARTMDDLTLMLSVCQGYDPDDPLSAPSVTGRFTELPSTDLKELRVGFSEDFGGAPVEQSIRETFRARLEVLRPQVKECRAANLDLGDMDHCFDILRAESFGVAFGEAVAQEPNNFGAHIRDNVALGQTMSLADRGWAHAEQTHILRKFNALIAEFDVIVLPTSPVSPFAWTQSYAGEIDGQKMDIYYRWLALCYRGSLTGAPSITLPCGRDSAGMPFGLQVLGPMRGDDRLLSAAKAMENLFEHSEQTARPLANMASLPHSKVELTSIVTHPPDVRAEPSPNGGVMRTAV; the protein is encoded by the coding sequence TTGACTAGGGAGGCTCTGCTCGCACTATCGGCCTGTGAAGTCCTTGCGGCCTTCAAGGCCCGAACTTTGACGCCAAGTGAGTATTTGGCGGCCTGTCTTGAACAAATCTCCCGCTTCAATCCCAAGATTAACGCTTTATCCGCTATGGATATCGAAGGGGCCATCGCCAGCGCCGCGGCCGCGACACAGCGTTGGAAGGACGGTGATCCAAAGGGCGCACTTGACGGTTTGCCGATTGGCGTCAAAGACTTGCAGAACACCAAAGGCTTGCTGACAACGCACGGCAGCGTCCGGACGCGTGGTTTTGTGCCCGACGAAGATTTGCTGATGGTTGGACGGCTGCGTGCAGCGGGCGCAATCATACTTGCCAAAACAAATGTCCCTGAAATGGGTGCCGGAGGAAACAGCCGCAATCCGGTTTGGGGTGCGACGGGCAATCCGTTTGACGCAAATTTGATCGCTGGTGGATCGTCTGGTGGCTCCGCTGCCGCTTTGGCAGCAAACCTACTGCCCCTTTGCACTGGGTCCGACACTGGCGGGTCCCTTCGGATGCCAGCAGCACTTTGCGGAGTTGTCGGGTATCGTCCCTCTGTTGATGTGATTGCACATCCCACGCGACCCTTGGGGTGGTCGGGCATTTCGGTGCTTGGCCCGATGGCGCGTACGATGGATGATCTGACGCTAATGTTGTCGGTTTGTCAGGGCTATGATCCTGATGATCCGCTTTCTGCTCCCTCTGTCACAGGCCGTTTCACAGAGCTGCCATCCACAGACTTGAAAGAATTGCGCGTTGGCTTCAGCGAAGATTTTGGTGGCGCTCCGGTCGAGCAAAGCATCCGTGAGACGTTTCGCGCCCGTCTTGAGGTGCTTCGTCCGCAGGTCAAGGAATGCCGCGCGGCGAATCTCGATCTGGGTGATATGGACCACTGCTTCGATATTCTACGGGCCGAGAGTTTTGGCGTAGCCTTCGGCGAGGCCGTGGCCCAAGAACCCAACAACTTTGGCGCGCATATCAGAGATAATGTTGCCCTTGGGCAAACTATGTCACTGGCCGATCGTGGTTGGGCCCATGCCGAGCAAACGCACATCTTGCGCAAATTCAACGCGCTGATCGCTGAGTTTGATGTGATCGTGCTGCCAACATCGCCTGTATCGCCGTTTGCGTGGACACAGTCCTATGCCGGTGAAATCGACGGGCAGAAGATGGACATCTACTACCGCTGGCTCGCGCTGTGCTATCGTGGGTCTTTGACGGGCGCGCCTTCTATCACTCTGCCTTGTGGACGCGATTCGGCTGGCATGCCCTTTGGCCTTCAAGTGTTAGGGCCTATGCGGGGCGACGACCGGTTGCTAAGCGCAGCAAAGGCTATGGAAAATCTCTTTGAGCACTCGGAGCAGACGGCTCGACCTTTGGCAAATATGGCTAGCCTTCCACACTCGAAAGTGGAGTTGACCTCTATTGTGACGCATCCACCTGACGTGCGCGCAGAACCCTCACCCAACGGCGGCGTTATGCGGACGGCGGTGTGA
- a CDS encoding LysR family transcriptional regulator gives MRPILGKGFQQGITLRHLRALVALSDLKLVARVSEALGVTQPAVSKQIAELEKIVGVPVVTRDRNRLYLTPIGTRLADHARQALGQLDRAAFDIEAMTSGVSGSVSIGVVSSVAPTLLPGTIALFKRSTPQANVSVSEGHFVELLPQLEAGALDLVIARIWQPQELAGIDQMALFSEPVVVVAGRNHPLAQAGDVTWAEVASYPWILPQPNSVARQAVDALFAANGLSPPTNTIASLSLALNLELLRTMPALGLLPQRLAQAQAARGETMILPLDTRDLLSEARCFWRKDQVSQNATLSLFLKCLQQTTEDINTIPFG, from the coding sequence GTGCGACCAATTTTGGGCAAGGGATTTCAACAGGGCATAACGCTTCGGCACTTACGTGCTCTTGTGGCGCTTTCCGATCTCAAGCTCGTCGCACGAGTGTCCGAGGCGCTTGGAGTCACGCAGCCAGCCGTGTCAAAACAGATTGCCGAGTTGGAAAAGATTGTTGGCGTGCCTGTTGTTACCCGGGACCGCAACAGGCTTTACCTGACGCCTATCGGCACGCGTCTTGCAGATCATGCACGCCAAGCACTTGGCCAACTTGATCGCGCAGCATTTGACATTGAAGCGATGACCAGTGGAGTTTCAGGGTCTGTCTCTATCGGCGTTGTCAGTTCGGTTGCACCTACCTTGCTGCCCGGCACGATTGCATTGTTCAAGCGCAGCACGCCGCAAGCAAACGTATCCGTTTCCGAAGGGCATTTTGTTGAATTGTTACCGCAGCTCGAGGCGGGGGCGCTGGATCTGGTGATCGCAAGGATTTGGCAGCCTCAGGAATTGGCTGGAATTGACCAAATGGCCTTGTTTTCCGAACCGGTTGTCGTCGTTGCTGGGCGAAACCATCCGCTAGCGCAAGCCGGTGATGTAACATGGGCGGAAGTCGCAAGTTATCCGTGGATATTGCCGCAGCCCAACTCAGTGGCGCGCCAGGCCGTAGACGCACTTTTTGCCGCAAATGGGCTGTCGCCCCCGACCAATACAATTGCATCTTTGTCACTTGCCCTGAACCTTGAACTTTTACGGACAATGCCTGCGCTCGGCTTGCTTCCGCAACGACTTGCACAGGCACAGGCAGCGCGGGGTGAAACCATGATCCTACCGCTTGATACGCGCGACTTATTGTCAGAGGCACGCTGCTTTTGGCGCAAAGACCAAGTTTCGCAGAATGCGACGTTATCGTTGTTCCTCAAATGCCTGCAGCAAACCACTGAAGACATTAATACCATTCCATTTGGTTAA